One segment of Deinococcus metalli DNA contains the following:
- the ileS gene encoding isoleucine--tRNA ligase: MTTSDTPQKFAPVESNPSFPHMEEALLRWWRDERIFERSLEQTAGGEPYTFYEGPPTANGMPGIHHVESRSLKDLFPRFKTMQGRYVARKAGWDTHGLPVELAVEKKLGLNSKREVEAYGIDRFNAQCRETVFEYEQEWRRFTERMAYWVNLDQPYMTLHRNYIESVWWSVKELDGKGLLYKGFRVAPYCPKDGTTLSNAEVSEGYKDIQDPSVYVTFALRDPAALGLDAGAAFLVWTTTPWTLPYNVGVALHPDFEYVAAKDSEGRTLILARTLLAEVLGEGAEVVKTFRGTELDRVAYEPPFTEAYDAEGEGKPVWMSGLDTYVSDSDGTGIVHTAPAFGEDDMRLSRNYGFPVIVGVDETGKHRFGPWQGVFFRDANSDIVRDLRARGIMWREKNFVHSYPHCWRCGTPLMYYATESWYLRNTTLKDRLIELNQSIDWHPAHIKNGRYGGWLENLIDWNLSRNRYWGTPLPVWEAEDGEYRVVGSYAELAQLSGRTDVAGPDFDPHRPFVDDVTFDVDGKTFRRVPYVMDVWYDSGAMPFAQHHYPFENREVFERGGFPADYIAEAIDQTRGWFNSLHQIGTMVFDSVAFKSVICAGHFLDEKGQKMSKSKGNILNPWEVFDAFGADAARWYTYVSAPPELSRRVGLNVIGEAFRSYFLTLWNTYSFFVLYANLDRPDLAAAPPVHERPEVDRWLLAKVQALIGTVTDALENYDPTASSRALQDFVVEDLSNWYVRRNRRRFWSGDGMVDVSAYATLHTALVTVTQLTAPFTPFLAETLYQNLVRSVTPGAPQSVHLSAWPVVNEALAAPALVGEMDAVLRVVGLGRAVRGQTGLRQRQPLPKVMLRARTADQTAALGRFAGQIREELNVKEVELLDQYAELVSYQLRPNLPLLGKKFGKAVPQVRAALQAADASEIARAVRDGKFFEVVAPGGERFELGPDEVLVDARSPEGYAAMEEAGYLVAFDTTLTRELELEGLARDLVRGIQDGRKRAGFQVSDRITLHLDVSGDARAAAEAWQEYVVSETLAESLTFGTADGYRAEVEGGAAYLEKLDRDGSPSEA, encoded by the coding sequence ATGACCACCTCGGATACACCGCAGAAGTTCGCCCCCGTCGAGTCCAACCCCAGTTTCCCGCACATGGAGGAAGCCCTGCTGCGCTGGTGGCGCGACGAACGCATCTTCGAGCGCTCGCTGGAGCAGACGGCGGGCGGCGAGCCCTACACCTTCTACGAGGGGCCGCCCACCGCGAACGGCATGCCCGGCATCCACCACGTGGAGAGCCGGTCCCTGAAGGACCTCTTCCCGCGCTTCAAGACCATGCAGGGCCGCTACGTGGCGCGCAAGGCCGGGTGGGACACGCACGGCCTGCCGGTCGAACTCGCGGTGGAGAAGAAGCTCGGCCTGAACTCCAAACGCGAGGTCGAGGCATACGGCATCGACCGCTTCAACGCGCAGTGCCGCGAGACCGTCTTCGAGTACGAGCAGGAATGGCGCAGATTCACCGAGCGCATGGCGTACTGGGTGAACCTCGACCAGCCGTACATGACGCTGCACCGGAACTACATCGAGAGCGTGTGGTGGAGCGTCAAGGAGCTGGACGGCAAGGGCCTGCTGTACAAGGGATTCCGGGTGGCGCCGTACTGCCCGAAGGACGGCACGACCCTCTCGAACGCCGAGGTGAGCGAGGGCTACAAGGACATCCAGGACCCCAGCGTGTACGTGACCTTCGCGCTGCGCGACCCGGCGGCGCTGGGCCTGGACGCCGGCGCGGCCTTCCTGGTGTGGACGACCACGCCGTGGACGCTGCCGTACAACGTGGGTGTAGCCCTGCACCCGGACTTCGAGTACGTGGCCGCAAAGGACAGCGAGGGCCGCACGCTGATCCTGGCGCGCACGCTGCTCGCGGAGGTGCTGGGCGAGGGCGCCGAGGTCGTGAAGACCTTCCGCGGCACCGAGCTGGACCGCGTGGCGTACGAGCCCCCCTTCACCGAGGCCTACGACGCCGAGGGCGAGGGCAAGCCCGTATGGATGAGCGGCCTGGACACCTACGTGAGCGACTCGGACGGCACCGGAATCGTGCACACCGCGCCGGCCTTCGGCGAGGACGACATGCGCTTGAGCCGCAACTACGGGTTCCCGGTGATCGTGGGCGTGGACGAGACGGGCAAGCACCGCTTCGGGCCGTGGCAGGGCGTGTTCTTCCGGGACGCGAACAGCGACATCGTGCGTGACCTGCGTGCGCGCGGGATCATGTGGCGCGAGAAGAACTTCGTGCACAGCTACCCGCACTGCTGGCGCTGCGGCACGCCGCTGATGTACTACGCGACCGAGAGCTGGTACCTGCGCAACACGACCCTGAAAGACCGCCTGATCGAGCTGAACCAGAGTATCGACTGGCACCCCGCGCACATCAAGAACGGCCGCTACGGCGGGTGGCTGGAGAACCTGATCGACTGGAACCTCAGCCGCAACCGCTACTGGGGCACGCCGCTGCCGGTGTGGGAGGCGGAGGACGGCGAGTACCGCGTGGTCGGCTCGTACGCGGAACTCGCGCAGCTCAGCGGGCGGACCGACGTGGCCGGACCCGACTTCGATCCGCACCGGCCCTTCGTGGACGACGTGACCTTCGACGTGGACGGCAAGACCTTCCGCCGCGTGCCGTACGTGATGGACGTGTGGTACGACTCGGGCGCGATGCCCTTCGCGCAGCACCACTATCCCTTCGAGAACCGCGAGGTCTTCGAGCGCGGCGGCTTCCCGGCCGATTACATCGCAGAGGCGATTGACCAGACGCGCGGGTGGTTCAACTCGCTGCACCAGATCGGCACCATGGTGTTCGACTCGGTGGCGTTCAAGTCGGTGATCTGCGCCGGTCACTTCCTCGACGAGAAGGGCCAGAAGATGAGCAAGAGCAAGGGGAACATCCTGAACCCCTGGGAGGTCTTCGACGCGTTCGGGGCCGACGCGGCGCGCTGGTACACCTACGTGTCGGCGCCGCCGGAACTGTCGCGCCGGGTGGGCCTGAACGTGATTGGAGAAGCCTTCCGCTCGTACTTCCTGACGCTGTGGAACACCTACTCGTTCTTCGTGCTGTACGCGAACCTCGACCGTCCGGATCTGGCGGCGGCCCCGCCGGTGCACGAGCGCCCCGAGGTCGACCGCTGGCTGCTGGCGAAGGTGCAGGCGCTGATCGGCACGGTCACGGACGCGCTGGAGAACTACGATCCGACCGCGTCCAGCCGCGCACTCCAGGACTTCGTGGTGGAGGACCTGAGCAACTGGTACGTGCGCCGCAACCGCCGCCGCTTCTGGAGCGGGGACGGCATGGTGGATGTGAGCGCCTACGCCACCCTGCACACCGCGCTGGTCACGGTGACGCAGCTGACCGCGCCGTTCACGCCGTTCCTCGCCGAGACGCTGTACCAGAACCTGGTGCGCTCCGTGACGCCAGGCGCCCCGCAGAGCGTGCACCTGAGCGCGTGGCCGGTGGTGAATGAGGCCCTGGCCGCGCCCGCCCTGGTCGGGGAGATGGACGCCGTGCTGCGCGTCGTGGGGCTGGGCCGGGCCGTGCGCGGGCAGACGGGCCTGCGGCAGCGTCAGCCGCTCCCGAAGGTCATGCTCCGCGCCAGGACGGCCGATCAGACGGCCGCGCTGGGCCGCTTTGCCGGGCAGATCCGCGAGGAGCTGAACGTGAAGGAGGTCGAGCTGCTCGACCAGTACGCAGAACTTGTGAGCTACCAGCTGCGCCCGAACCTGCCGCTGCTGGGCAAGAAGTTCGGTAAGGCGGTGCCGCAGGTGCGCGCCGCGCTGCAGGCCGCGGACGCCTCGGAGATCGCGCGCGCGGTGCGCGACGGCAAGTTCTTCGAGGTGGTGGCTCCGGGCGGCGAGCGCTTTGAACTCGGGCCGGACGAGGTGCTGGTGGACGCCCGTTCACCCGAGGGCTACGCCGCGATGGAGGAAGCGGGCTACCTGGTGGCCTTCGACACCACCCTGACCCGTGAACTGGAACTCGAGGGCCTGGCCCGCGACCTCGTGCGCGGCATCCAGGACGGCCGCAAACGCGCGGGCTTCCAGGTCTCCGACCGCATCACCCTGCACCTCGACGTGAGCGGCGACGCGCGGGCGGCGGCCGAGGCGTGGCAGGAATACGTGGTGTCCGAGACGCTGGCCGAGTCCCTGACCTTCGGCACGGCAGACGGATACCGCGCCGAGGTGGAAGGCGGCGCGGCGTACCTGGAAAAGCTCGACCGCGACGGCTCGCCCAGCGAGGCGTAG